The following proteins come from a genomic window of Thermococcus celericrescens:
- a CDS encoding 50S ribosomal protein L40e translates to MARFPEAEARIFRKYVCMRCGATNPWKAKKCRKCGYKGLRPKAREPRGGMGR, encoded by the coding sequence ATGGCGAGATTCCCCGAGGCTGAGGCCAGAATCTTTAGGAAGTACGTGTGCATGCGCTGCGGTGCCACTAACCCGTGGAAGGCCAAGAAGTGCAGGAAGTGCGGCTACAAGGGTCTCCGCCCGAAGGCGAGAGAGCCGCGCGGTGGAATGGGACGCTGA
- the rpsB gene encoding 30S ribosomal protein S2, translated as MEEYLVPLDQYLAAGVHIGTQQKTQDMKRFIYRVRQDGLYVLDVRKTDERLRVAGKFLAKFDPENILAVSVRLYGQKPVKKFGDVTGVRSIPGRFLPGTMTNPQVKNFMEPDVLIVTDPRADHQAMKEAIEIGIPIVALVDTENFLSYVDVAIPTNNKGRKALALIYWILAREILYNRKEIESREDFKVPVEDFEMRIIRT; from the coding sequence ATGGAGGAATACCTCGTTCCACTCGACCAGTACCTTGCTGCCGGTGTCCACATCGGAACCCAGCAGAAGACCCAGGACATGAAGAGGTTTATTTACCGTGTCAGGCAGGACGGCCTCTACGTGCTTGACGTCAGGAAGACCGACGAGAGGCTCCGCGTTGCTGGCAAGTTCCTCGCCAAGTTCGACCCCGAGAACATTCTCGCCGTCAGCGTCAGGCTCTACGGCCAGAAGCCGGTCAAGAAGTTCGGTGACGTTACCGGTGTCCGCTCGATACCCGGCCGTTTCCTCCCGGGAACCATGACCAACCCGCAGGTCAAGAACTTCATGGAGCCGGACGTCCTCATAGTCACCGACCCGAGGGCCGACCACCAGGCCATGAAGGAGGCCATCGAGATCGGCATACCGATAGTGGCCCTCGTCGACACTGAGAACTTCCTCAGCTACGTTGACGTTGCGATCCCGACCAACAACAAGGGTAGGAAGGCCCTTGCTCTCATCTACTGGATCCTCGCGAGGGAGATACTCTACAACAGGAAGGAGATCGAGAGCAGGGAGGACTTCAAGGTTCCGGTCGAGGACTTCGAGATGAGGATTATCAGGACCTGA